DNA sequence from the Salvia splendens isolate huo1 chromosome 19, SspV2, whole genome shotgun sequence genome:
TGGATCAGCAGTTCACCGATGGCAACGCCTTCAAAGAAGGCTTGTCTTGGCAAGCACATAAAACTCCAGTTCTTTCCATGACAATGTCTTTCTACGGTAACTCCTTTATTTAATCTTTCAAGAATGTGAGCAAGACCAAACTAGTTTGATCTCTCGCTGCGTTTCTTATGATCTCTGGGCTTGTATGAAGGTGACATATGGACGGGCGCAGAGGGTGGGAATATAAGGATATGGCCATGGGAAGGTCTAGAAAAATCTCTTGGACTAACGCAGGAGGAAAGACGAATGGCTGCGGTGCTGATCGAGAGATCAGTTATCGATTTGAGGGCTCAAGTCACCATTAACGGCGTATGCAACATGCCCTCTTCAGATGTGAAATATTTGTTATCTGACAATGTTAGAGCCAAGGTTTGGGCTGCAGCCACTCAAACCTTTTCACTATGGTACCTGCTCTCTCTCAAATTCATCTGGCTTGAAAAAAGCCAAAAATCTGATCGTTTTTTAATAAACAGGAACGCTCGGACGAGGGAGCTTCTTAAAGTATTCAACCTAGAGGGTCAGATTGAGAATCGCGTAGACACGCCATCTCAAGACCAGCCAGTTGAAGACGGGGATAATGTGAAGTTCGTATTCAAGGGAAAAAAGGATAAGCCACACGGCTTCCTGCAGAGGTCGCTCAATGCTCTGATAGGTGCTGCGGATGCTGTTCGTAGAGTAGCTAAGGGGGCGGGAACTTTAGTCGAAGACACAAAGAAGATAAAAGCAATGATGATTGCTGCAGATGGTGTGATTTGGACGGGTTGTTCGAATGGATTGATAATCCATTGGGACGGGAATGGGAACCGCGTGCAGGATTTCACTCGCCACGCTACTGCTGTACAAAGCCTCTGCTCTCACGGTTCGAGGATATGGGTTGGATACGCAACAGGCAACATCCAGATACTAGACCTCGAAGGGAACTTGGTAGCCGGTTGGGTTGCCCACAACGAGCCTGTTATAAAACTAGTCGTTGGCCACGGGCATCTCTTTAGTTTAGCCACACACGGTGGTGTCCGGGGGTGGAACATATCCTCCCCTGCTACCATCGATAGCACATTGCGCCAACAACTATCGGAACGAGCAGATATGTATACAAGGCGGGACAAAGTGACCATTATGATTGGAACATGGAACGTTAGCCAAGGAAGAGCTTCTGAAACGGCCCTCAAGTCTTGGCTGGGATCTTCAGCAGTCTCCGACGTCGATATTGTAGTTGTCGGCCTGCAAGAGGTGGAGATGGGTGCAGGTTTTCTTGCCATGTCTGCAGCAAGAGAAACGGTACACCTCTAAGTACATCAAATGTGCGATTtcgattattttttaaattagaatttgacAACTGAGTTTGCATTTTTAGGTAGGACTAGAAGGGAGCGCTGTGGGGCAATGGTGGCTAGATCATATCGGCAACACATTGAACGAAAGAACTGTCTTCGAACGTGTAGGGTCGAGGCAGTTGGCTGCCTTGCTGATCGCCGTTTGGTATAGCTTTCATACTCTTAAGGGCATTTAATTTATAGATTCTATACGATTAGGATGAAATTTTTGGGTGACATCGTTCTTCGTTTCAGGGTAAGAAAAACGGTGAGGCCCCATGTCGGGGACTTGGATGTTGCTGTGGTGGCATGTGGTCTAGGGCGAGCTATAGGAAATAAGGTGCGCCGCTCTAGTAGTCCCTTGACAGCCAAATGGTAATTTATGTCGTCTCTACACTTGCAGGGAGGTGTAGGATTGAGGTTGAGAGTGCATGATCGgctgatatgttttgtaaattGTCATTTAGCTGCACACTTAGAAGCAGTAAACAAACGGAATGCTGATTTTGATCATATTTTCCGAACAATGACTTTCAGTCGCTCCAGCGCTGCTGGTATGGCGCGATGTCTATACTTGTCTTGCTCTCTTCTTCTCTACGTATATTTATTTTGTCTGCTTTATTCGTTTGGCTTTCCGTGGCTCCTCATTTTCGCAGCTGGTGTTTCGTCGGCTAATCAGGCTGTCAAAACCTCAAATGTATGGTttaatttttgagttttttaatAGTTTTTTTAAGTTTTGGTTTGAGTGAAGTTGTGTGTTTTTCTCCAGCAAACAACACCTACTAGTCCTGAAGAGGCCAGGCCTGATCTTGCTGAAGCTGATATGGTCATCTTTAATGGCGATTTGAATTATCGCCTATTCGGCATAAGCTATGATGAAGCTCGGGACTTGGTTTCTCAGCGAAGCTTTGATTGGCTTCGCCAGAAAGATCAGCTACGCGCAGAGATGAAGGCTGGAAAAGTTTTCCAAGGGATGCGGGAGGCCATCCTTATGTTTCCTCCCACCTACAAGTTTGAGATAGGAAAACCGGGTTTAGGAGGTAATTCAACGCCTTATGTGATTGTCTAATCTGACATGAGGATATACTGGTCTAACGGTATACGTTTCAGGGTACGACTCGGGTGAGAAGAAACGCATCCCGGCTTGGTGTGATAGAGTTCTGTATCGGGATAACAAAGAAGGTACGACGACGAAAGAATGCAGCTTAGATTGCCCCGTGATCGCCTCCATATCGCAGTAAGGCTTGCTTCTCTTAAACACTACTTCTTGTTGTTGCTTAAATGGTAGTGATGTTTGGATGTTGCGTTCAAGGTACGACGCTTGTATGGACGTGGTTGAGAGCGATCACAAGCCCGTCCGTTGCAAGCTCAACCTCGACATTGCTCATGTCGATAAAGCAGTTAGGAGGCAGGAGTTTGCCAAGATCctcgtgaccaacgaggacatCAGGTCGAGCATCGAGGAGCTGCGTTTCATCCCCGATACGTCGGTCAGCACCGACACCATCGAGCTCCAGAACCAGGACACATTCTGTTTCAAGATCACCAATCCAAGTCACGAACACTGCGTCTTTTTCAAAATCGCGTGTCTAGGACTATGCGCCAATGCGGACCCCAACTGCCGTCCACGTGGCTCATTCGGTTTCCCACGTTGGCTCCACGTAAATTTCCACTTCTTAATTCTTACTCTCTCTGTTCCATTAGTGTTGTTTTtcgcactcgttttgtaaagtaagagagagaataatgttaactatttattactgtataatttttcaaaacgagtgcgaaATATAAATGTACCAACACTAATAGAACAAATGGGGTACAATGCTAACTATCCCACAAGCTTGCTAAAACTTGAGCTTTGGACAGGTGGCACCGGCAGCCGGCTTGATCCAACCGGAGCAAGAGGTGGACGTATCGGTGCATCACGAGGAGTTGCACAAGTTGGAGGACTTGACAGGGGGAGCTGCACAAAGCTGGTGGGCTGAAGACGGCAAGGACAAGGAGCTTACCTTGGTGGTGAC
Encoded proteins:
- the LOC121778687 gene encoding type I inositol polyphosphate 5-phosphatase 12-like isoform X1 encodes the protein MNDPPDVKAVDEISHSPPRPKSQFYSQQLPKTSGSHHPRNHSLDGADIIGASDEEDFYRYPVNHMMETGDGADACEDAQMLPNEPLPEFVGSGGGVGVFKAPIRAAMHPTRPPCIEIRPHPLRESQDGKLIKTIASTDTQLWAGQETGVRVWKYSDTFEPGSVTETAGRRLPRGDEEAAMFHESASTSQTLCLMVDEAIKMVWSGHKDGKVRSWKMDQQFTDGNAFKEGLSWQAHKTPVLSMTMSFYGDIWTGAEGGNIRIWPWEGLEKSLGLTQEERRMAAVLIERSVIDLRAQVTINGVCNMPSSDVKYLLSDNVRAKVWAAATQTFSLWNARTRELLKVFNLEGQIENRVDTPSQDQPVEDGDNVKFVFKGKKDKPHGFLQRSLNALIGAADAVRRVAKGAGTLVEDTKKIKAMMIAADGVIWTGCSNGLIIHWDGNGNRVQDFTRHATAVQSLCSHGSRIWVGYATGNIQILDLEGNLVAGWVAHNEPVIKLVVGHGHLFSLATHGGVRGWNISSPATIDSTLRQQLSERADMYTRRDKVTIMIGTWNVSQGRASETALKSWLGSSAVSDVDIVVVGLQEVEMGAGFLAMSAARETVGLEGSAVGQWWLDHIGNTLNERTVFERVGSRQLAALLIAVWVRKTVRPHVGDLDVAVVACGLGRAIGNKGGVGLRLRVHDRLICFVNCHLAAHLEAVNKRNADFDHIFRTMTFSRSSAAGMARCLYLSCSLLLYVYLFCLLYSFGFPWLLIFAAGVSSANQAVKTSNQTTPTSPEEARPDLAEADMVIFNGDLNYRLFGISYDEARDLVSQRSFDWLRQKDQLRAEMKAGKVFQGMREAILMFPPTYKFEIGKPGLGGYDSGEKKRIPAWCDRVLYRDNKEGTTTKECSLDCPVIASISQYDACMDVVESDHKPVRCKLNLDIAHVDKAVRRQEFAKILVTNEDIRSSIEELRFIPDTSVSTDTIELQNQDTFCFKITNPSHEHCVFFKIACLGLCANADPNCRPRGSFGFPRWLHVAPAAGLIQPEQEVDVSVHHEELHKLEDLTGGAAQSWWAEDGKDKELTLVVTVRGSCSTDVKTHRVTLRHRSIPPR
- the LOC121778687 gene encoding type I inositol polyphosphate 5-phosphatase 12-like isoform X2 yields the protein MNDPPDVKAVDEISHSPPRPKSQFYSQQLPKTSGSHHPRNHSLDGADIIGASDEEDFYRYPVNHMMETGDGADACEDAQMLPNEPLPEFVGSGGGVGVFKAPIRAAMHPTRPPCIEIRPHPLRESQDGKLIKTIASTDTQLWAGQETGVRVWKYSDTFEPGSVTETAGRRLPRGDEEAAMFHESASTSQTLCLMVDEAIKMVWSGHKDGKVRSWKMDQQFTDGNAFKEGLSWQAHKTPVLSMTMSFYGDIWTGAEGGNIRIWPWEGLEKSLGLTQEERRMAAVLIERSVIDLRAQVTINGVCNMPSSDVKYLLSDNVRAKVWAAATQTFSLWNARTRELLKVFNLEGQIENRVDTPSQDQPVEDGDNVKFVFKGKKDKPHGFLQRSLNALIGAADAVRRVAKGAGTLVEDTKKIKAMMIAADGVIWTGCSNGLIIHWDGNGNRVQDFTRHATAVQSLCSHGSRIWVGYATGNIQILDLEGNLVAGWVAHNEPVIKLVVGHGHLFSLATHGGVRGWNISSPATIDSTLRQQLSERADMYTRRDKVTIMIGTWNVSQGRASETALKSWLGSSAVSDVDIVVVGLQEVEMGAGFLAMSAARETVGLEGSAVGQWWLDHIGNTLNERTVFERVGSRQLAALLIAVWVRKTVRPHVGDLDVAVVACGLGRAIGNKGGVGLRLRVHDRLICFVNCHLAAHLEAVNKRNADFDHIFRTMTFSRSSAAAGVSSANQAVKTSNQTTPTSPEEARPDLAEADMVIFNGDLNYRLFGISYDEARDLVSQRSFDWLRQKDQLRAEMKAGKVFQGMREAILMFPPTYKFEIGKPGLGGYDSGEKKRIPAWCDRVLYRDNKEGTTTKECSLDCPVIASISQYDACMDVVESDHKPVRCKLNLDIAHVDKAVRRQEFAKILVTNEDIRSSIEELRFIPDTSVSTDTIELQNQDTFCFKITNPSHEHCVFFKIACLGLCANADPNCRPRGSFGFPRWLHVAPAAGLIQPEQEVDVSVHHEELHKLEDLTGGAAQSWWAEDGKDKELTLVVTVRGSCSTDVKTHRVTLRHRSIPPR
- the LOC121778687 gene encoding type I inositol polyphosphate 5-phosphatase 12-like isoform X3, which gives rise to MFHESASTSQTLCLMVDEAIKMVWSGHKDGKVRSWKMDQQFTDGNAFKEGLSWQAHKTPVLSMTMSFYGDIWTGAEGGNIRIWPWEGLEKSLGLTQEERRMAAVLIERSVIDLRAQVTINGVCNMPSSDVKYLLSDNVRAKVWAAATQTFSLWNARTRELLKVFNLEGQIENRVDTPSQDQPVEDGDNVKFVFKGKKDKPHGFLQRSLNALIGAADAVRRVAKGAGTLVEDTKKIKAMMIAADGVIWTGCSNGLIIHWDGNGNRVQDFTRHATAVQSLCSHGSRIWVGYATGNIQILDLEGNLVAGWVAHNEPVIKLVVGHGHLFSLATHGGVRGWNISSPATIDSTLRQQLSERADMYTRRDKVTIMIGTWNVSQGRASETALKSWLGSSAVSDVDIVVVGLQEVEMGAGFLAMSAARETVGLEGSAVGQWWLDHIGNTLNERTVFERVGSRQLAALLIAVWVRKTVRPHVGDLDVAVVACGLGRAIGNKGGVGLRLRVHDRLICFVNCHLAAHLEAVNKRNADFDHIFRTMTFSRSSAAAGVSSANQAVKTSNQTTPTSPEEARPDLAEADMVIFNGDLNYRLFGISYDEARDLVSQRSFDWLRQKDQLRAEMKAGKVFQGMREAILMFPPTYKFEIGKPGLGGYDSGEKKRIPAWCDRVLYRDNKEGTTTKECSLDCPVIASISQYDACMDVVESDHKPVRCKLNLDIAHVDKAVRRQEFAKILVTNEDIRSSIEELRFIPDTSVSTDTIELQNQDTFCFKITNPSHEHCVFFKIACLGLCANADPNCRPRGSFGFPRWLHVAPAAGLIQPEQEVDVSVHHEELHKLEDLTGGAAQSWWAEDGKDKELTLVVTVRGSCSTDVKTHRVTLRHRSIPPR